Sequence from the Pseudomonas sp. LS.1a genome:
TCGATGTTTCTTTAGCGCATCATGGCGTCATTCCACTGATTCAAGGAGCACGACCATGCTGCAACTGCGACCTTTCGAAAGCCTCGGCCACGCCAACCATGGCTGGCTCGATGCCCACCACCATTTCTCGTTTGCCGAGTACTACGACCCGGCGCGCATGCACTGGGGTAACCTGCGGGTATGGAACGACGACCTGATCGCTGCCGGCAGCGGCTTCCCGCCGCACCCGCACCGCGACATGGAAATCATCACCTATGTGCGTGAAGGCGCGATCAGCCACCAGGACAGCCTGGGTAACAAAGGCCGCACCGAAGCCGGTGACGTGCAAGTGATGAGCGCCGGTACCGGCATCGTGCACAGCGAGTACAACCTGGAAGACGTCGACACGCGTATTTTCCAGATCTGGATCGTGCCGGAGCGCACCGGTGAAGCACCGCAGTGGGGTACCCGGCCGTTCCCCAAAGGTGAGCGTGGCGAAGGCTTCGTGACCCTGGCCAGCGGCCGCGCGGGCGATGAAGACAGCCTGCAGATCCGCACCGATGCGCGATTGGTGGCTGCCACCCTGCGTGCCGGTGAAACTGCCGAGTACCGCTTCGATGCCGCACGCCGGGGTTACCTGGTGCCGGCCAAGGGGCTGGTGGAGGTCAACGGGCTGCGGGCCAAGGCGCGCGATGGTGTGGCGATCGAGCAGGAGGAGGTGCTACGGGTGACCGCCATCGAGGACAGCGAGATCGTACTGGTGGATGTGGCCTGATGGATCGGGCCAGTTCAGGCTGCCTTGTACTGCCTGCACTGGCCTCATCGCCGGCAAGCCAGCTAACACAGGAACCATGCAGGCCTGAAAATTGATGTAAGGCCTGTACGGTCCCTGTGTGGCTGGCTTGTGGTGGCGACGAACCGCGGCGATGGGCTGTACAGCAGCCCCTTTTCAGAAGGGCAAGGTCAGCTTCAACCAGTAGGCATCACCCTGTGCGCGGTTGCGCACTCCGGTTTCCTTCGACCATTTCGCCGTCACGAACCAGCCATCCTTGCCGCTGTACTTGATCGACGGGCCAACGGCAAAGCTGCGCCCTTTGTTGTCGTCGATGCGCTCGCCATCCTGATTGTCGTCTGTCGTCTGCCGGTAGTAATACCCCCCTACCCCCAGCACCCAACCATTCCCAAGCCCCCAACCCACGGCATAGTCCACATGAAATTCCTGGCCCGAGCGGTAATCGGTGGCCGGGTTGCGGCGGTTGAAGTCGTACATCACCTTGGCATCCAGGTTGAGCCCGGCCGGGTCGACATAGCTCATCGCATACACCGGCTCGAACACCCAGTAGTTGCGCCCGGGGTTGGCCAGGTCATCCTTGTCGTAGCGGCCAGTGGGGGCAATCATGTCGAAAGCCAGGATGCTGTGGAACTTGTCGCTGTGGTGAAAGCCCAGCGCCGGGCCGAAGATCACATCGCCCAGGCCGCTGTTGTGCTGCGACTGACCATTGAGCGACACCTTGACGTCCACCAGCGGCACGATCGCATGCAGCGCCAGGCTGGCGCCCAGCACCGTGTAGTCACTCACCCAGATCAGCCGCGGCACGATGGCGTTGGCGCGCACGCGAAAGTCCACCGGCAGCTTGCGCCCGTCGTTGCCACGCAGGTTGTCGGCTTCGTAATGGTTGACGAACAGCTGGCCATAGAAGCCCGGCGGCGGCATGGCGCCGGACATGTAGTTTTCGGCACCCAGCGGGTACGAGGTGCCGCCCCCTTCGGTGGCATGGGACAGGTTGGCAGCGCCAAACAACGAGGCGCACACGGCAAGGCGAAGCAGGTTCGCTAGGGTCGGGTTCATCGGGTCAACCTTTGTTGTTGTTATCGGTCGGGTGCACGCAGGCCCCCCGCAGGTCAGGGAGCCGGGCAGCAAAGGGTTCAGATGCGCTTGAACAGGGCCGAACGCTGGCCGTCGGTGGCACCGTCTGCGGCGCTGTAGAAGCGCTCCATGAAGATGTCGCGCTCGAACAGGCGCCCCTGCATCAGGCAAGTGATGGCCGCATCGATCATCGGTGGCGGGCCGCAAAGGTAGGCCTTGTGACCGTTGAAGCGGCCCTCGAAATGCTGCCTGGCCGCGTCGTGCACGTAGCCGCGCACACCTTGCCACTGCACGTCCTCGGCGGCCTGGCTGAGGGCCGGCACGTAGCTGAAATTGGCATGCCGGGCAGCCAGCGCCTCGAACAGCTCGCGGTTGTACAGCTCGGCACGGGTGCGGGCGCCCTGGAACAGGGTGATGCGCCGGGTGTCGCCACGCGCCAGCAGGTCGAGGATCATCGACTGCGGGCTGGACAGCCCCGAACCACCAGCGATGAAAATCAGGTCCCCCGGCTGCGAGCTGCGCACGAAGAACTGCCCGTAAGGGCCGGACAGCTCCAGTGCGTCGCCCACCTTGAGCTGCCGGTGGATGTGCCCGGTAGCCACGCCGCCTTCCACCAGGCGCACATGCAGCTCCAACTCGTCGGCCTGCTGCGGCGGGTTGGCCAGGGAGAACGCCCGGGTGCCTTCGATGCCCGGCAGTTGCAGGTTCACGTACTGCCCGGCCTGGAAGGCCATCGGCCGGTCGAGCTTGAGGTGAACACCGCGGATGGTCGGCGACAATTCCACCAGCCGGGTGACCACGGCGCGATAGTCCTGTACTGGCAGGCCGGCGAAGTCCGGGTCGACATCGATGTCGGCTTCGATCACCAGGTCGCTCTGCGGGATGGCGCAGCAGGCCAGTACCTTGCCCTCGTCGCGCTCCATGTCCATCAGCGCAAATGACGAGGCCGCCCCCAGGTCGACTTCGCCTTCGAGCACCTGGCACTTGCAGGTGGCACAGGTGCCGTGGCCGCAGGCAAACGGCAGCCACACGCCCTGGCGCAGGGCGGCCTCGAGGATGGTCTGGCCCTCCTCCACTTCAATCTGTTCGCCGGTGGGTTCGATGGTGACTTGGTAGCTCATGGCAGCATTCCTCAGTTATGGCTGCCGCCCAGGCCATCGAGGCCAGGGGTATGCAGGTGCAGCAGGCTCTTGTGGGCGATACCGTTGGCGGCCAGGCCACAGGCCAGGTCAGGGCTGAACGGCTGCTCGTCCAGGCGCCAGCGCGCTACGCTAAAGTCGACCCGGGCGGCATCCGGGTGCAGGGCAATGGCCGGCTTGACTACCTGCTCGATGAAGGCGGCGAAGGGTTGCGCCGGGTCCACCGGCAGGGTGAAGGGTGCGCAGAACAGCAAGTGGTTTTCCCAGCACAGGTACACCAGCTGGGCGCCGTGGAAGTTGGCCTGGCGGTCCAGGGGTTGGGCAGTGTAGGTGCCGATGGCGGTCACGGGCATGGCAATGTTCCTCTTGTTCTTGTCGGGGCCAGGGCGCAGCAACGGCGCCCTGGCGCTTCAGTGGTTCAGCCGGCCTGGCGCTCGGTGCCCTGCACGGCCTGCCAGCGCTGCTGTTCGGGTGAGCCCTGGTACTCGAAGTTGTCCTGCCCGGGGGCGATGTTGTAGTAGTCGCGCACCACTGCCTCGACATCGCCGCCACCGCAGTTGCCCTGCAGGATCTGGTGCACCGGCAGCCAGGCCTGCACGTACTTTTCCGGTTCGAAGGCGAAGATGTCGCAGCAGCCATCAGAGCAGAAGTGGTAACGCTCGCCTTCATGCACCAGGCTGCGGTGGCTCAGTTGCGTGGGCGCATCCGGCTCGGTGAAGGCCAGCGGAATCTGGCACACCTGGCACAGCATCGGCAGCGTCGGGTTGTAGAAGCGCTCGCCGCGCGCCTGCAGTTCGCGCCAGTGCTCGTAGCGTGGCCGGTAGTAGCGGTCGAAGGTGTCCGGGTACTTGGCCGACAGCCAGTCCAGTTCCTCGTCGGTGGGGATCCAGGTGTGAAAGTTGGTGGCCTGGCTGTACTGGTAGAAGATCGACCAGGCCTGGTGGCTGATGTGTTCCTTGCCGATGGTGGTCTGCTCGACATACTTCGGCGGGCGAATGCCGTAGCGTTCCAGGTCCTTGAACAGCGCGCCGCCGGCCTGCTCGAAGTACACCTCCCAGGCTTCGGCCCAGGACATCACCTTGTTCGGCAGCATGTAGTCCATCATCATCCCGACCAGGGTCAGCAACCGATAGCCACGCCAGAACCACTTGTCGATCCAGCGCTGCACGATGGGCACGTTGTCCTCGTGCTGTTCCAGCAGGAACTTGATCACCTCCAGGCCCAGGGTCATGTGCCTGGCCTCGTCGGACTGCGCCGAGAAGCCAAAGGTGACCGTGGCCATGTCGCCATTGAACGCCGCGCCCGACATGAACGGCACGAACAGCAGGTTGGTCAGCACGTACTCGAACGAGAACGAAATGGCAGTGAGGAACTCGAACGGGCCAGCCGTGCGCGCATCCTCGAAGAACGACTTGGGCACCGACAGGAACCACACCCGGTCGTGCATGTGGGCAAAGTCATGCAGGCCGTTGAAGTGCTTGTTGTAGTGGCTCATGGCGTGCACCTGGGTCTGCACGTGGCGCAGCTCGTCGATGGCCTGCATCTGGCAGGCCACCCGCGCACCGGCGCCGCCAAAGTGCCGGCCGACCCGGGCGAAGCCTTGGTAGGCCTGGTACTCCAGGGGCGTGACACCGCTCAGGAACAACTTCAGGGCATTGACGTAACGGGCGTCGGAGATGTTCTGGTGGCCGTTGTTCTGGGCAAAGGCATCGAAGATGGCGTACAGCTTCTTCTCTTTCTCGGCCTGGTATTTCCAGTAGGCGTCCATGGTCAGGCGGAACGGGTCTTCCCACTTGTCCCAGTCGGTGATCTTGATACCTTCGAACCGCTCGTAGGGGTAGATGGCGTCCTTGCTCTGGTAGCTCGGCTCCCAGCCCAGGTCTCGGGTCAGGCAGCGGTACTTGTCTTTCTGGTTGAGGCGCTTGGCGGCCATGGTGGTCTCCGGGTTCTTGTCGTTGTGCGGATCAGTTCCAGTGCAGGGCGAAGCAGTCTTCGTCTTCCTCAACGTTGCCACCCAGGGTGATCACGTCGATCAGCATTTCCTGCACGTCCCATTCACGGCCGATTTTTTCTTCCACCGTGGCCCGGTGGATTTCCAGGCGCCCTTCGGCCTGCACGCGGATCATCGCCGGCTGGTGCTGCACCTGGGCGTGGGGATTGTCCTGGGTGATGGCCTCGACGATGTAGCGGGCGCTGTCGTTGTCCTGGAGGGCGATGTAGACGAGGGAAGTCATGCGGCGTCTCCACTGAGGCCGAGTTTTTTCAGGCGTGCGCCAAAGGCGCTGTCGCAGGCATCCAGCGCGTCGCGGCCGGGGCCGGCCTCGGCCAGCGGCAGCAGCGCTTGCACGGCTCGCCCGCGCCATTGGCTGACCCAACCTTCGATCAGCTGGCGGTTGTGCGGGCTCTCGGCGACCGCGGTCTTGACCAGCGCATCGACCCAGCGCTGGCTCTCGGCGAACCACAGGCGCATGAACTCGGTGAGCATGCCCAGTTGCCCTGCCCCGGCGGCCACCAGCTGCGCATCGAAGTGTTCGAACAGCAACGGGTACACCAGGCCGTCGCTGACCAGGTTCTGCGCCAGGCTCAGCTCGAACCAGTCGCGTATCACCAGGCTGTCCTCGACATAGCGCCGCACCCCTTGCCAAGCCGGCTCGTCCAGCCAGCGCTGCTTGGCCTCGGCCAGCAGTGCCAGGCCGTCGTCCTCCAGCAGCAGGCCGATGCGCGACAGGTACTGGGCGATGGCCAGGCGGTCCATGGCCTGGAACATGTGCATCTGGGTGACGCTGGTGCCGAAGGCGTCGGCGGCGATGCCGCTGTTGTTCATGTTGGCGCCCAGTTCGGCGTGGCGCAGCGGCAGCAGCAGGCGTGCGACCAGGGCACGGGTTGCCGCCGGCAGGCTGGCCAGCAGCTCGCGCTTTTCACAGAAGGCAAAGCTGTGCTCGGCGTTTTCCTGCATGCGCGCCCGGGCCTGCACGTACGTGCCGTAGTAGTACTGGCGCGGGTCGCTGACGGCGTACCAGTCGGCCATCTGCAGCGCGGTGCGGCTGGGGTCGTTGAGCAGCTTGTCGGGCTGCCACAGCGGGCGGTAGTGGAAGTTGGTGGCCGCTTCGATATCGAAACTGGCTTCCTGGTACCGGCTGGCCGGCTTGTCGCCGAAACGGCGGCGGGTATGGCTGAAGGTCTGGCGGATCGGCTCGACCGTGGCCATCTTGATCTCGATACTCATGCAAGGCGTCCTGTACTTGTTGTTGTGGGGATGCAACGTGCCGACAAACGGCGCTTCATTCGTCCTCGTCGCGGCTTTCGCCATAGCGCCACTTCTGCATGTCGGCATCGACGGCGGCGGCCATCGCAGCGTCCATGTGGCGGACCCGGTTGCTGGCGCAGAAGCTGGCGAAGGCCGTACGCGGCAGGACCAGTTCGACGAACAGATCCGGGTAACCGATGGCAAAGTCGAACTCGACAAAGGTGGAATCCGGCTCGCTGCGTACGCGGACGTAGCGCGGCATCTGCTCGAAGGGTGTGGTGGCTGGGGTCATGCGCGGGTGCTCCGGTTGGACGTGCCAAGGGCTAGAGCAACGGCTGTGCCAGGCGCTTGAAAAACCGCAAAGCCAAGACATAACCAATTGTTTTTAAAAAATTTTTAAATCATGGATGGGTTGACCAACCCCTGTGCGGCCGGCGCGCCACAGCCGGCCCGATTGATCATTTGCTCAATCGGGCCAGGGCGCTTCGAGCAAATGGCGAACAAGGCCGGCGATTGACTTTTGCGCCGCTTTCAGGCGGTTTAGTAAAAGAGCGACCCGAGCCTTGCCTGCAGCGCCGCGGTCGTCCCGGCGTGCCCAGTACCCGCCTTGCCTGAGCGGGCGCACGCCACCTCCCCATACAACTACAAGCAAGGGGCGCAAGCGAATGATTACCCAGTACAGGGCGCCGGAACCTGCACCGGCGCTGAAGGACCTTACCGAACGGGTGCGGTTCCTCGGCACCGAAGGCAAGATCTGGCTGGACGAGCAGCGCATGCTGCTGGTGCAGGCCGCGACCATGGCCAGCATGCGCCGCGAGCTGATCGAAATGCTCGGTGTGGAGCGGGCCAAGGGCTTCTTCCTGCGCCTGGGCTACCAGTCGGGGTTGAAGGACGCCGAACTGGCGCGCAAGCTGCGCCCCAACGGCAACCCGGTGGAGATGTTCTTCATCGGCCCGCAGCTGCACTCGCTCAAGGGCATGGTCAAGGTGCGCCCGCTACAGCTGGAAATCGACATGGACAGCGGCCACTTCTACGCCGACATCGAGTGGCAGGACTCCTTCGAGGTGGAAAACTGCCAGTCCGAAGGCCTGCATTCCGAACAGCCGGTGTGCTGGATGCTGCTGGGTTACGCGATCAGCTACAGCTCGTTCTTCCTCGGTCGCCAGGTGCTTTACAAGGAAGTCAGCTGCCGCGGCTGCGGTGGCCGCGAATGCCGCATCATCGGCAAGCCGGTGGAACAGTGGGAAGATGCCGAGACTTTCCTGCGCTACTTCCAGAGCGACCCGGTGATCGACGAGCTGCAATCGCTGCAGGTGCAGGTGGCCAACCTGCGCCAGCGTCTGCAGTACGAGTCGGGACAGTTCTACGGCATCGGCCAGTCGGCGGTGTACCGGCGCTGCTGTGCACTGACCGACAAGGTGGCCCCGGGCAAGGCCTCGGTGCTGCTGCTGGGCGAAACCGGGGTCGGCAAGGAGGTGATCGCCCGCAGCCTGCACCTGCGCAGCGAGCGCGCCGGCGCGGCGTTCGTGGCGCTGAACTGCGCGACCATCCCGCCCGACCTGATCGAGGCCGAGCTGTTCGGCGTCGAGAAAGGTGCCTACACCGGCGCCCAGCAGGCGCGCATGGGCCGCTTCGAGCGGGCCAACGGCGGCACCCTGTTCCTCGATGAAATCGTCGAGCTCACGCCGCGTGCGCAGGCCAGCCTGTTGCGCGTACTGCAGGAAGGCGAGCTGGAACGGGTGGGTGACAGCCGCACGCGGCCGGTGGATGTACGGGTGATCGCCGCCACCCACGAAAACCTCGAACAGGCGGTCAAGGACGGGCGTTTTCGCGCCGACCTGTTCTACCGCCTGAACGTGTTCCCGGTGCATGTCCCGGCGCTGCGCGAGCGCCGCGAAGACATCCCGCTGCTGATCGAGCACTTCCTCGGCCGCCTGCACCAGAGCTACGGCAAGAAAACCCGTGGCCTCAGCGACCGGGCCTTGCAGGTGTGCCTGCAGTACGACTGGCCGGGCAACATCCGCGAGCTGGAAAACCTCATGGAGCGCGGTGTGATCATCACCGACGAGAACCAGAGCATCGGCCTGGATGCACTGTTCCCGCATGCGCCACCGGCCACCGACAGCATCGGCCTGGGCAGCGATGGTCGGCTGGTGGCGGCCAGTGACCAGGCCGCGCCCGGCTGGGTGGCACAGATTCTCGACAGCGGCACCGGCCTGGATGCCGTCGAGGAAGCGCTGATGCAGGAAGCCATGCAGCGCTGCCGGCAGAACGTCTCGGAAGCCGCGCGCCTGCTCGGCATGACCCGCCCGGCCCTGGCCTATCGGCTGAAGAAATCACCAGGCGAAAGCGTGACCGACAAGCCTTGAGCATTTGCGCAATTGCGCTGGCGCGGATTGATCATATGATCGAGCGCGCGCCGGCGATCGGTACCTAAAAAACAAAAAAACCTTTTATATCAAACAGTTATAAACATGGCATCGCATTTGCCTTGAGCCTTGCACCGCAATAACAACAACGACCGGTGAGGCAACCATGACTGTAGCGATTTCCCATTCCCCCGAAGTACAAGCCTTCTTCGCGAAAGCGGCAGGCGTTGGCAACGACCAGGGCAACCCACGCCTGAAGCAGATTGTGCTGCGCATACTGCAGGACAGCGCGAAGCTGATCGAAGACCTGGCGATCAGCGACGACGAATTCTGGACCGCTGTCGACTACCTCAACCGCTTGGGCAGCCGCAACGAAGCCGGACTGCTGATGGCCGGCCTTGGCCTGGAGCACTTCCTCGACCTGCTCAGCGATGCCCGCGACAGCCAGGCCGGGCATACCGGCGGCACCCCGCGCACCATCGAAGGTCCGCTGTACGTGGCCGGTGCGCCGCTGTGCGAAGGCGAGGCGCGGCTGGACGACGGCCGTGACCCTGGCCAGCCGATGCTGCTTGAAGGCCAGGTGCTGGACCTGGCCGGCCAGCCGCTGGCCGGGGCTATCGTCGATGTGTGGCACGCCAATACCCAAGGCCTGTATTCCTACTTCGATTCCGGCCAGTCGGCCTACAACCTGCGCCGCCGCATTGTCACCGACGCCCAAGGCCGCTACCGCGCACACAGCATCGTCCCCAGCGGCTACGGCTGCCCGGCCGATGGCCCGACCCAGGCCTGCCTGGACCAGTTGGGCCGGCATGGCCAGCGCCCTGCGCATATCCACTTCTTCATCAGTGCACCGGGGTACCGGCACCTGACCACACAGATCAACCTGGCGGGTGACGCGTACCTGTGGGATGACTTTGCCCATGCTACCCGCGACGGGTTGGTGGGCGAGGTGGAACGGCTCGAAGGCGGTGTGGCGCGGGTGGTGTTCAACTTCTGCCTGCAGCCGGCAGCGCATGCGGATGATGAGCAACGCAGCCAGCGGCCGCGGGCCTTGCAAACGGCTTGAGATTGCCGGGGCTGCTTTGCAGCCCTTTCGCGACACAAGGCCGCTCCCACAGAACTGCACACGACTCATTGAATTAGCAGGGACCCTGTGGGAGCGGCTTTAGCCGCGAACACCGGCGCAGCCGGTGCCAGGCTCCGCGTTGGATTCTTCGCGGCTAAAGCCGCTCCCACAGACCGCTTGCGAATTCAGTTTTCTACGCGACAGCGCAGCCCAAAAGACTGGGCCATGTCCCACAGAACTGCACACGACTCATTGAATTAGCAGGGACCCTGTGGGAGCGGCTTTAGCCGCGAACACCGGCACAGCCGGTGCCATGCTCCGCGTTGGATTCTTCGCGGCTAAAGCCGCTCCCACAGACCGCTTGCGAATTCAGTTCTCTACGTGACAGCACAGCCCAGATGCATGCCCGCATGATGCCTGCATGCCTTAGCCTCGTAGGGCCAGTTCGGCGAGCACCTCGGCCGAGGTGGTGACCTGGCGGAAGTGATGCTGCCAAAGCTCGATCCCCAGCTTGCCCGACCTGTCCAGCGAAGACCCTACCGTCATGTCGGTGACCAAGGTGGGCATCAGCCCCGCATCGAACAGGGCAAAACCGGCGGCCAGCACGCAAGTTTCGGTCTGCAGCCCACATACCAGCACCCGCTCCACACCCAGTTGCCGGATGTACTCGATGGCCTCTGCGCTCTGCCCGTAGCCATGCTTGACGAACACCTGATCGGCTTCGACCAGGCTCTCGTCCTCCGCCGCCGGGTGCCAGCCGAGCTGGCGCTCGAACGGCGTGACCTGTTCATCGTGCAACTCGACCGAGGCAATGGTGGGGATGTTGGCCGACAACCGGCGCAGGCCATCGACCAACCACTCGGGCGGGCTGAAGGTGGACTGGACATCGACGATGAGCAAAACCTGGCGCATGGGCGGATTCCGGTGCTGGCAAAAGGCGCGGAGTATAGCGTGATGCAAGTGCCGTGGTCGCCCAGCGAGCCAGGACACGATACGCCAGGCCAGCCCCGCGCCTCACGCAGCAGCCATCTTCGCACCCACCTCCGTACACGCCGGATGACCGGCAGTCACCAGACTGACACGATTATTTTCATTGATATTGATTTGTGAAATTAAACATGTCATTTTTCTTCATGCCGAACCGAGCCCCACAACGGGCTCAGGCCGGTACTGCCCTATCCACCGGAGTCAATAATATGAACAAGACCGGACTTCTAGGCGCATTGGCACTCTGTGCCTGCAGCGCACTGGCCCAGGCTGACGAAGGCAGCCTGCGCATCGGGATCGAAGTGGCATATCCGCCCTTCTCCTACCGCACCCCCGCAGGCGAACTCGCCGGCTTTGACTACGACATCGGCAACGCCCTGTGCGCGCAGATGCAAGTCAAATGTCAGTGGGTGATCCAGGAGTTCGACGGGATGATCCCGTCGTTGAAGGTGCGCAAGATTGACGCCGTGCTGTCGTCAATGTCGATTACTGAAGATCGGCTCAAGTCCGTCGACTTCACCGACAAGTACTATCAAACCCCGGGCAAGTTCGCGATGAAGTCCGGCAGCCAGATCAGCAACCCGATGCAGGACCTCAAAGGCAAGAAGCTCGGCGTGCAGCGTGCCTCCACCTATGACCGCTTCGCTACCGAGCAGCTGGAAAGTGCAGGTGTCGAGGTCGTGCGCTACGCCTCGCAGAACGAAGCTTTCCTCGACCTGGCCGCGGGGCGGCTGGATGCCACCCTCGCCGACATCGTCAATACCGAAGAGAGCTTCATCAAGACGCCCGCCGGCCAAGGTTTTGCGCTTGTCGGTCCGGATGTCAACGACCCCCGCTACTTCGGTCGGGGTGCGGGCATTGCCGTGCGCAAGGGGGACAGCGCCAACCTGGCGCGCTTGAACGCCGCCATTGCCGCCATTCGCGCCAACGGCACCTACCAGCAAGTGCAGAGCAAGTACTTCCCGTTCGATATCTACGGCCAATGACCCCGGCTGACGAGGACTTTCATCATGCTTCACGGCTACGGTTCGAGCATTCTCGATGGCGCGCGGTTAAGCATCAGCCTGGCCCTGATGGCGATGGCCCTGGCCATCAGCCTCGGCCTGGTCGGCGCCGCCTGCCGGCTGTCACCACTGCGCTGGTTGGCAGCCCTGGGCGAGATCTACACCACGGCAGTGCGCGGCATTCCTGACCTGGTCCTGATTCTGCTGGTGTTCTATGGCGGACAGGACCTGATCAACCGTCTTGCGCTGGCGCTGGGCTACGAGCAGTACATCGACATCAACCCGTTCATCGCCGGGGTCTGCACCATGGGTTTCATTTTCGGTGCCTATCTTTCGGAAACCTTTCGCGGGGCCTTTCTCGCCATTCCCGAGGGCCAGGCCGAAGCAGGGGCCGCTTATGGCATGGGCAGCCTGCAGGTGTTCTGGCGGATCAGCGTGCCGCAGCTGGTGCGCCTGGCGCTGCCGGGTTTCACCAACAACTGGCTGGTCTTGATCAAGTCGACTGCGCTGATTTCCGTGATAGGCCTGCAGGACATGATGTTCAAGGCC
This genomic interval carries:
- a CDS encoding pirin family protein codes for the protein MLQLRPFESLGHANHGWLDAHHHFSFAEYYDPARMHWGNLRVWNDDLIAAGSGFPPHPHRDMEIITYVREGAISHQDSLGNKGRTEAGDVQVMSAGTGIVHSEYNLEDVDTRIFQIWIVPERTGEAPQWGTRPFPKGERGEGFVTLASGRAGDEDSLQIRTDARLVAATLRAGETAEYRFDAARRGYLVPAKGLVEVNGLRAKARDGVAIEQEEVLRVTAIEDSEIVLVDVA
- a CDS encoding SphA family protein — encoded protein: MNPTLANLLRLAVCASLFGAANLSHATEGGGTSYPLGAENYMSGAMPPPGFYGQLFVNHYEADNLRGNDGRKLPVDFRVRANAIVPRLIWVSDYTVLGASLALHAIVPLVDVKVSLNGQSQHNSGLGDVIFGPALGFHHSDKFHSILAFDMIAPTGRYDKDDLANPGRNYWVFEPVYAMSYVDPAGLNLDAKVMYDFNRRNPATDYRSGQEFHVDYAVGWGLGNGWVLGVGGYYYRQTTDDNQDGERIDDNKGRSFAVGPSIKYSGKDGWFVTAKWSKETGVRNRAQGDAYWLKLTLPF
- a CDS encoding NADH:ubiquinone reductase (Na(+)-transporting) subunit F is translated as MSYQVTIEPTGEQIEVEEGQTILEAALRQGVWLPFACGHGTCATCKCQVLEGEVDLGAASSFALMDMERDEGKVLACCAIPQSDLVIEADIDVDPDFAGLPVQDYRAVVTRLVELSPTIRGVHLKLDRPMAFQAGQYVNLQLPGIEGTRAFSLANPPQQADELELHVRLVEGGVATGHIHRQLKVGDALELSGPYGQFFVRSSQPGDLIFIAGGSGLSSPQSMILDLLARGDTRRITLFQGARTRAELYNRELFEALAARHANFSYVPALSQAAEDVQWQGVRGYVHDAARQHFEGRFNGHKAYLCGPPPMIDAAITCLMQGRLFERDIFMERFYSAADGATDGQRSALFKRI
- a CDS encoding phenol hydroxylase subunit P4, which encodes MPVTAIGTYTAQPLDRQANFHGAQLVYLCWENHLLFCAPFTLPVDPAQPFAAFIEQVVKPAIALHPDAARVDFSVARWRLDEQPFSPDLACGLAANGIAHKSLLHLHTPGLDGLGGSHN
- a CDS encoding aromatic/alkene/methane monooxygenase hydroxylase/oxygenase subunit alpha; translation: MAAKRLNQKDKYRCLTRDLGWEPSYQSKDAIYPYERFEGIKITDWDKWEDPFRLTMDAYWKYQAEKEKKLYAIFDAFAQNNGHQNISDARYVNALKLFLSGVTPLEYQAYQGFARVGRHFGGAGARVACQMQAIDELRHVQTQVHAMSHYNKHFNGLHDFAHMHDRVWFLSVPKSFFEDARTAGPFEFLTAISFSFEYVLTNLLFVPFMSGAAFNGDMATVTFGFSAQSDEARHMTLGLEVIKFLLEQHEDNVPIVQRWIDKWFWRGYRLLTLVGMMMDYMLPNKVMSWAEAWEVYFEQAGGALFKDLERYGIRPPKYVEQTTIGKEHISHQAWSIFYQYSQATNFHTWIPTDEELDWLSAKYPDTFDRYYRPRYEHWRELQARGERFYNPTLPMLCQVCQIPLAFTEPDAPTQLSHRSLVHEGERYHFCSDGCCDIFAFEPEKYVQAWLPVHQILQGNCGGGDVEAVVRDYYNIAPGQDNFEYQGSPEQQRWQAVQGTERQAG
- a CDS encoding MmoB/DmpM family protein; translated protein: MTSLVYIALQDNDSARYIVEAITQDNPHAQVQHQPAMIRVQAEGRLEIHRATVEEKIGREWDVQEMLIDVITLGGNVEEDEDCFALHWN
- a CDS encoding aromatic/alkene monooxygenase hydroxylase subunit beta translates to MSIEIKMATVEPIRQTFSHTRRRFGDKPASRYQEASFDIEAATNFHYRPLWQPDKLLNDPSRTALQMADWYAVSDPRQYYYGTYVQARARMQENAEHSFAFCEKRELLASLPAATRALVARLLLPLRHAELGANMNNSGIAADAFGTSVTQMHMFQAMDRLAIAQYLSRIGLLLEDDGLALLAEAKQRWLDEPAWQGVRRYVEDSLVIRDWFELSLAQNLVSDGLVYPLLFEHFDAQLVAAGAGQLGMLTEFMRLWFAESQRWVDALVKTAVAESPHNRQLIEGWVSQWRGRAVQALLPLAEAGPGRDALDACDSAFGARLKKLGLSGDAA
- a CDS encoding phenol hydroxylase subunit — encoded protein: MTPATTPFEQMPRYVRVRSEPDSTFVEFDFAIGYPDLFVELVLPRTAFASFCASNRVRHMDAAMAAAVDADMQKWRYGESRDEDE
- a CDS encoding sigma-54-dependent Fis family transcriptional regulator, yielding MITQYRAPEPAPALKDLTERVRFLGTEGKIWLDEQRMLLVQAATMASMRRELIEMLGVERAKGFFLRLGYQSGLKDAELARKLRPNGNPVEMFFIGPQLHSLKGMVKVRPLQLEIDMDSGHFYADIEWQDSFEVENCQSEGLHSEQPVCWMLLGYAISYSSFFLGRQVLYKEVSCRGCGGRECRIIGKPVEQWEDAETFLRYFQSDPVIDELQSLQVQVANLRQRLQYESGQFYGIGQSAVYRRCCALTDKVAPGKASVLLLGETGVGKEVIARSLHLRSERAGAAFVALNCATIPPDLIEAELFGVEKGAYTGAQQARMGRFERANGGTLFLDEIVELTPRAQASLLRVLQEGELERVGDSRTRPVDVRVIAATHENLEQAVKDGRFRADLFYRLNVFPVHVPALRERREDIPLLIEHFLGRLHQSYGKKTRGLSDRALQVCLQYDWPGNIRELENLMERGVIITDENQSIGLDALFPHAPPATDSIGLGSDGRLVAASDQAAPGWVAQILDSGTGLDAVEEALMQEAMQRCRQNVSEAARLLGMTRPALAYRLKKSPGESVTDKP
- the catA gene encoding catechol 1,2-dioxygenase, with the translated sequence MTVAISHSPEVQAFFAKAAGVGNDQGNPRLKQIVLRILQDSAKLIEDLAISDDEFWTAVDYLNRLGSRNEAGLLMAGLGLEHFLDLLSDARDSQAGHTGGTPRTIEGPLYVAGAPLCEGEARLDDGRDPGQPMLLEGQVLDLAGQPLAGAIVDVWHANTQGLYSYFDSGQSAYNLRRRIVTDAQGRYRAHSIVPSGYGCPADGPTQACLDQLGRHGQRPAHIHFFISAPGYRHLTTQINLAGDAYLWDDFAHATRDGLVGEVERLEGGVARVVFNFCLQPAAHADDEQRSQRPRALQTA
- a CDS encoding isochorismatase family cysteine hydrolase; amino-acid sequence: MRQVLLIVDVQSTFSPPEWLVDGLRRLSANIPTIASVELHDEQVTPFERQLGWHPAAEDESLVEADQVFVKHGYGQSAEAIEYIRQLGVERVLVCGLQTETCVLAAGFALFDAGLMPTLVTDMTVGSSLDRSGKLGIELWQHHFRQVTTSAEVLAELALRG